The DNA segment CCATCGCTGGTCTGGTCGGTGCTTATCTGTTGGGCAAACGTGCGGGCTTTGGCAAAGAAGCGTTCAAACCACACAATCTGCCGATGGTCTTCACTGGCGCGGCAATCCTGTATGTAGGCTGGTTCGGTTTCAACGCAGGTTCAGCAAGTGCTGCCAGCCCGATTGCGGCTTTGGCCTTCCTGAACACGGTCATTGCTACCGCTGGCGCAATCTTGTCATGGACATTGGTTGAATGGCTGGTTCGCGGAAAACCTTCTCTGCTGGGTGCAAGCTCCGGTGCTATCGCGGGTCTGGTTGCTATCACTCCAGCCTGTGGTACGGTCGGCGTCGGTGGTGCACTGATAATCGGTCTGGTCGGCGGTATCACCGGTCTTTGGGGCGTCGTTACCCTGAAAAAATGGCTGCGAGTTGATGACACCTGTGACGTGTTTGGTGTTCACGGCGTGTGCGGTATTGTAGGCTGCTTACTGACCGGCGTATTCACGTCCAGTTCACTGGGTGGTGTAGGTTATGCAGAAGGAGTGACCATGGGCCATCAGGTCTGGGTACAGTTCTTCAGCGTCTGCGTCACGCTGGTCTGGTCTGGTGTTGTTGCCTTCATCGGTTACAAAGTGGCGGATATGATGGTCGGTCTGCGTGTCCCTGAAGAGCAGGAGCGCGAAGGTCTGGACGTCAACAGCCATGGCGAAAATGCTTACAACCAGTAAATAAACGTTCAGAGAAAGCAGTGCGCTAATTCTCTTCGCGAGCAGTACTAAAACTAAAAATAATGATGAATAGCAAAAGGGGCGATAATAATATCGCCCCTTTTTCATATCCGTTTTTTCACCCGAAGAGACTTATTCCGCAGCCCGTTTGCGGATCACGCCTTCTTGCACCGTGGACGCCACCAGCACGCCGTCACGGGTGTAGAACTGACCGCGAACAAAACCACGAGCGCCGGAGGCTGAGGTACTCTCTACGGCGTACAACAACCAGTCATCCATGCGGAACGGGCGGTGGAACCACATCGAGTGATCGATCGTTGCAACCTGCATACCCGGCTCCAGAAAACCAATACCGTGTGGCTGAAGCGCTGTCGGCAGGAAATTGAAGTCAGACGCATAGCCCAGCAGATACTGATGAATGCGCAAATCGTCCGGCATTTCACCGTTAGCGCGGAACCATACCGCACGGTGCGGCTCTTCGACGCTGCCTTTCAGCGGGTTATGGAATTTCACCGGGCGCATTTCAATGGGGCGATGGCCGAGGAATTTATCGCGGATCTTTTCCGGGATCAGATGCGCCAGATTTTGTGCGATATCTGACTCAGAAATAAGCGACTCCGGCTGCGGCACGTCTGGCATGGTGTTCTGATGTTCAAAGCCTTCTTCATGACTCTGGAAAGAGGCGGTCATGTAGAAGATTGGTTTGCCGTTTTGCACTGCTTTTACGCGACGGGCGCTGAAGCTGTTGCCGTCACGCAGGATTTCAACGTCATAGATGATTGGCTTACTGCTGTCACCCGGACGCAAAAAGTAGCTGTGAAAAGAGTGGATCCCGCGATCAACCGGAACAGTCTGTTTGGCGGCGTATAACGCCTGACCGACAACCTGCCCACCAAAGACCTGGCGCAAGCCCAAATCCTCACTCTGACCACGAAACAGTCCTTCTTCAATTTTTTCCAGATCGAGCAGATCCAGCAGATTTTTTAATGCCTGACTCATAGTGGCCTCATGAAAGTTACCGGTTGATTCACCCTGAAAGCAGCACATAAGTACCGCTGCTGAACAGGTCTAACCTGTTAATGATAGTGGATCTTATGAGCACTCAGAAGACCTGTTTCGCCATCGGGAGGAAAAAACCAGATTATTGTGCCATGATTAATGGGTAAGCTGGTTAAAGAAACCATTTTCATGTCGGCGTTTATTACAGCTTGTCGACAAGCGAATAATAAAAAGGGAGTACGATCTATGAAACTTTGGCAGATAGTAGGTGGAACCGCGCTGTCTCTGACTCTTGCCGGATGCGCACAGCATCACGAGGCACCCGCTCAGCAGGCTCCGGTGAATTCGGCAGCCAGTCCGGCCAGCCAGCCTGCAATAACTGGCCCGAATGTCTCCGGTAGCGTGTTCATCAATCAGCGTGTCGCTTTACCGCCTGATGCGGTGCTGACCGTGACATTATCAGATGCCTCTCTGGCCGATGCGCCATCCAAAGTGATATCGCAGAAAGTGGCGAGAACGCAGGGCAAACAGTCACCATTCACGTTTATCCTGCCGTATAACCCACAGGATATCCCACCGAATGCACGCGTCTTACTGAGCGCTGCGGTGACCATTAATGGTCAGATGACATTTGTGACCGATAGTATTAAAGAAGTGATTAACAATGGTCAGGGTACTAAGGCCGATCTGCAACTTGTGCCGGTTGTTGCCGTACCGGTTGCCACTAAGCCAAGTTCGCTTGGGCCGTTGAGTAATCCATCTGAGCCGACGGGATTGGGTACAGCCCCTGCTCCGGTGAGTGCAGCACCAGCGCAGTCAACGTACTAACTACACAGGCTGTAAACTAAGGCACCGCTTCGGCGGTGCTTTTTTGTAGATACGTTCAGGTGAACTACCACTTCCAGCCGTACTTTTCTAAATCGATTTTGCCTTTCTTAAAGACGATCCCCTCGGCGAGTAGCGCCTGACGCTGGCGTTTAAAATCTTCGCCCTGCAATGAAATTTCACCGTGACGGTTAATGACTCGATGCCAGGGAAGGGTGCTGCCTTCGGGCAATTTCTTGAGGACACCGCCCACCTGCCGTGCCGCCCGCGGCGAGCCTGCTAACTGCGCGATGTTACCGTAAGTAGTGACTTGTCCGGCGGGGATTGCAGCTATAATTTGAAATACGCGCTGACGAAAGTTATCGGGTTCCGGCATCACATCCTCCTCAGTGTTTGCCGGACAGTATGACGTAATTTCACTTTTCAGGCAGTCGGGTTTACGCGGTATTGTTTAAGAAACCAACGGTTGTCGGCGGTTAACTTGCTTTTGAGTCGGGCATCACTGATAATGCCCACCGCTTCAGTTCTCCCACAGAGAAATGAAGCCAACAACGACAATGGGGGCTCTGTTGGTTCTCCCGCAACACTAACTTGTTAACTCGGTCAGGTCCGGAAGGAAGCAGCCATAGCAGGTGTCGTGTGTGCCGGGATGTAGCTGGCAGGGCCTCCACCAATTTAGACCCTCCACAGTCCATTCCTCAGTAAAATTTTCTCAATTCACAACGCTAAAATGCCACCTGCCTACCTTTTATCACTTTTAGTGATGTACTAACGTTGCGAAGTAATATACCAACGGTATCGCCAGAATATACAGCCCCAGCGGAACCTCGCGCGCTTTACCCGCCACCGCCTTAATGATGATGTAAAACAGCAACCCGCCCGCGATTCCGGTACCGAAGCTGTTGGAAATCAGCGTTATCATTACCATCATCAGCACCGGTAATGCATCGGTGAAATTCGCCAAATCCACTTTACGTAAATTACTGAACATGTTCAGACCGATCAGGATAAGCGCTGGTGCAGTGGCTTCTTTCGGGATCATCAGGGCAATCGGCGTAAACAAAAGCATCAACAGGAACATCACAGCCGCCGCCAGCGCAGTCAGACCGGTTTTACCGCCTGCTTCTGCCGCCGCTGAGGATTCGATTAACGCAGTCGCTGCAGGAATGCCGACAATCGGCCCGAGCGCGGCGGCAATTGAATCCACCATGAATGGCCTGTTGATGTGCTGCATATTGCCGTGTTCATCGAGTAAGCCCGCTTCACCGCCGACCGCCAGCGTTGTCCCCATGGTGGAGAAAAATTCAGAGGCGAAGAAGATAAACAGAAACGGCAGGAAAGCGATATTGATAGCACCGGTCAGATCGACTTTACCCAGTAGCGGAGCGACAGAGTGAGGGAGCGAAATCCACTGCTCAGGTAAATGCGTCACGCCAAACGGGATCCCCACAACCGTCGCCAGTAAAATTGCCCACAAAATGGCGCCCGGAACTTTACGTGCCTGCAACCCTACGGCGACCAGCAAACCCAACAGGGCGATAAGCGCGCCCGGCGCGGTGAAATCCCCCAGCGCCAGCGCATGCGTTTTGGCATTGGCCATCACCAGCCCGGCGTTGCGGAAACCGAGCAGGGCAACGTAAATCCCAATCGATGCCGTTAGCCCCAGTTTGATGGATTGAGGAACCGAACGGGTGACCACTTCGCGCAGGCCGAACACTGTCATCACAAAAAATAAGATCCCCGACCAGCAGGCGATACCCAGTGCAATCGGCCAGGTGATGCCGTCTCCGGCCAGCGTAATACCTACCAGCACCGATCCACCAATGCCGGGGCCGACCATAAACGGCAGGTTGGCGTAGAACGCCATCAGCAGGGAACCGAGCACAAAGACCAGAATCACGCCGGTAGTGGCAGCGCCTTTATCCATCCCGCCCACAGCCAGCAGGCCGGGGATCACCACCAGTAAATAGGCAGCGGCCAGAAAACCGGTAATACCGGCCAGACACTCGGTTTTTACTTTAGTGTGGCGCTGACGAAGCTGGAAACGGCGTTGAAGCCAGCTTTCGTCAGAGGACGCGGCCACATTTTTTGCAGAACTGTCAGTCATTACTTTCCCCTGAAAAGGATATTTAACGGATTGTGTGTGCTGTTATTTTTTTGTGTTTCTTATAGAAAAACATCAGGCCTCGTCGGGCCAGATTTGCAGAACCGGATCGACGATCTCACGCAGTCCGCCGTCAGTCAGTCCTAAATCTGTCAGGTGCGGACCAGCATTACAGGCCAGACAGGTTCCCTCAATGGCTTTGAATACCCGATACGGCGGTTCCCAGTCAGCAATCTGTGCGCTGAGTTCACGCAGATTTTTGAACTGTGAAGCCAGCGTTTCGGCGGGTAAGTCTGAGAGCATTCCAGCGATGGGCATTTCCACTTTAGCCAGCAATTGAGCGTTCTGACTCAGCGCCATGCCGCCGCCGCTTTCGATCAACTGATTAGCGGCAAGCACCATATCCGCAGGATCGCGGCCCAGTACCACCAGATTATGCGAGTCATGGGAATAGGACGTCGCAATCGCGCCGCGTAATTCTCCCCACCCCTCCAGCAAAGCCATTTTCGGTGTGGCGTCATGTCGACCATGCCGGTGCTGTACCCAGATCAAGCTGAATCCTTTAGGGATTTGTACCCTGCCATTGCGAACGGCAACCGTGACTTCACTCCACTGCGTGAAGCGTGCACCTTTTATGTTGCGTAAGCGCGCCTTACCGTTTACCAGACCCGGGACCCTCAACCGGAAATCCTCTTTGGTCAGTGTCTCAAGGCGCATGGTGTCGCGTGGCGGTATGACGTCATTGGCTGCCGCAGGGCTAAACAGCATTTTGCCGTGTTCTGCGACGCAGTCTCCGGCGACAAACACTTTACTTGGGTTCAGCGTTTCTAATGAGTCGAAAACAATGATGTCTGCGGTGCGTCCGGCGGCAATCAGCCCGAGATCGGCACGATTCATGCGGTTAGCGGCATTCAATGTCGCCATCCTGAGCACGTCTTCAACCTGTAGTCCGTGGGAGATCAGCAGTTTGATAAGTTGGATCAGGCCGCCTTTTTCCATCAGATGGTCCGGCGGTACGTCATCGGTACACAGCGTAATTTGCGAGGAAAGATGAGGCAAAGATAATAGTGCCGCCGCGATATCCGGCAACAAATAAGGATGTGAACCCCGAATTTGCAGTGTCAGCCCGGCACGCAGCTTCTCCAGCGCGTCTTCTGCAGAGGTCAGCTCATGATCGGAGGTCACACCCGCCGCCAGATAGGCCTGTAGCTGCTCGTCTTTGAGGCCGCGCGCATGGCCTTCAATCAACTTGCCACTGCGCAATCCGGCGTCGAGGATCTCCATCATTCGTTCGCTACCGTTGAGCACGCCGTACATATCCATAACTTCTGCGACGCCCGCCACTTCCGGCCAGCTCAGCATAGTTTGCATTTCCTGGCCTTTGAAATCCGCGCCTGACATCTCCAGCCCCGGCGTTGAAGGTACGCTCGACGGTGCCGCGCAGATGACCCGCAGTGGCAGGTTACGGCTGGATTTCACTGCGTACTCTACGCCCGCTACGCCAAGTACATTCGCCAGCTCATGAGGATCCCAAAAAACGGTGGTCGTACCCTGAGCGACGACTATTTCTGCGTATTTTTCTGGTGGAAGGTGCGAGCTTTCAATATGGACGTGGGTATCTATCAGGCCTGGTGATAGAAAAAAACCAGACAGATCATCAACATTAGTGCTCTGAGTGAATTTTCCGCGCGGATGCACGCTGGCAATCATGCTGCCGACCAGACCCACGTCTGCATCACGTATTTCGCCCGTCACCATGTCAATGACCTGTGCGTTGATCAACAGGCGGTCAAAGGGAATTTTCCCCAGTGCAGCATTAATTGCCTTCTGGCGCATGGGCAAGGAGGTCAGGTTATCGGTCATAGCTGTTTCCGGATTTGCAGAGTAGTGAGGCTAATGTAGGGAGAGGAAGCGGCTTTGCACAGATGATTTATTTTATCTGATTATAAGATGCGGTTATGCTGAGCAAACGTTTTCTATTTTATCGGAATAACTGCACATCATGTCTGAACCCTGGCGCCGCTTGCCGGCACTGTCTCTCAAGCAAATTCAATATTTTGTCACACTGGCACAGCTGCGAAGTTTCACTGAAACCGCCAACAGATTGGCGATCAGCCAGCCAGCATTGAGCAGTGCGCTGCGACAAATTGAGTCAGTTTTAGGCGGGAGACTATTGCACCGGACGGCGCAAAACGTGAGGCTCACCGAACAGGGCGAAGCAGTTCTGCCTTATGCAGAACGCTTATTAAATACGGCTCACAGCGCGTTCGATGATATGCAGCAAATAATGCAACAGGGCGGGGATGGAACATTACGTATTGGATTAGTGCCTTCAGTCAGCACTTTATTATTTCCAGTTGTACCGCAATTGCTGTCAGAATATTTCCCTGATATGCGTGTGGAATTTCACGATCTCACCAATGATGCTTTATTACTGGAACTGGAGAACGGATCGGTTGATTTCGGTATCGGTGCGACTGACAGCACGGTGCCCGAATCAATAGCTGTGTATCCGCTGCTCGAAGACCCATTTGTGGTGGTCATCAGACGTGATGATGCGCTGGCCGAAGGACACAATATTCCGTGGCGACAGCTGGCGAAAAGAGATATTGCATTGTTTTCGAAGGGAAATGTCAGCAGGTTGGTGACGTCGATGAACGAGACCCATCGTCTGAATTTGCAGGTAAATTATCGGGTAGATTTTCAGGAGACGCTGTACGGGCTGGTGCGGTCGCGTTTAGCCCTGGCAATTCTGCCAGAATTATATACTTCAACACTTAACGATAATGAATTAACAATAATTCATCTGCAGCAGCCGACATTAAGTCGTACGGTTGCGATGATGCGTAAACCGGCTCCATTGCGCTCTGGGAAAACGGAACAATGTTTCCAGTTTCTCTTAAAAACGTTTCATCAACGAGTTAAAGAAAAGAAAGATGGGTTGCGCGCAGGGAATTGTTAAACAAAGCTAACGTTATATTGTTGAAATAATAAACATTGAGCCGAGCGATAATTCGGCTCAATGCAAACTGTTAACGTACAAATTTCCACACGGCAACAGGGATTTTATCGTACAGCTTATTCATCGTCAGTTCTGCCAGACGGTGGTCAGCTGCCGAGTAAAACAATTCGAGTTCGTCGTCTGAAAGTTCATACTTATTTTTTTCAATAACACGTTCAAGTGTATCAATAGTGGTGCATTTTCTTAAACGCATCAAATAGTCGATTTTGTTCATCGTGGCCTTTTCATTTTTTTCTGATGACAGCATATAAATTATTACTCAAGTCTTCATTAGGGTACAGATGTAGTCCCCTGAGAACATTCTGAATAATCGCTTTTTGGTCTTCTGCCATTGGCGTAAATCAGAATCATTTATTCCATAATTACTGAACAGGGTGTAGGTATCATCCAGATACTCTTCAACCAGATCACTTAAATGGTTATCGTCGGGGTACTTAATTTTAAAACTCATCACAAAGGATGCAATGTGTTCGATCAGTTCGTTGAGTTGCAGGTTACCAGCTGAAGTAGGGTCGTTAACCCAACCATGATGACTGTCACCCAGTGTTGCAATTCCTTCATCATACAACATTTCATTCAGGAATCGTAACTGAGCGATATCGTGCCGCTTAGGCGAGTACTCATCCATATCATCCCCTCCGTAATGGTTTATTCGGTGTTGATAACACTCTGTGAGTAAACAACAAAACTTAATGGCTTACAGGAACCAGCTCTCACAACAAACTCTTGAAACTGCAAACATCACAAACTCGGTTAAACATCAGTAACAATCACAATAAACCGGTATCTCAAGGAGGTTTTACAAGGGATTATTCTACAGTTAACAGATTAAATATAATTCATTTTTAGAACGCTGTGCAAACGTATTACTCAAACTTACAATTCGTCTGCAGTAGTTCCTCTGGATGTGTCAATAATATCAAACTCAAGCCCTTCTGGCTTGACCCTGAATGTCACATTTTGCGTCGTATACTCGTCTGCATTAATGTCCAGACACCCATTGAAAACTGTCCATTTGTAACGATAACTCATTGAATATTGGCTTTCGTTCGTTTGAGTTATAGACACAATTTGCAAAGAATCCGGCTCATAACGGGCATTTTCAGAAAAATAAGATAAATCACCAATTAAAGGTTCTTCAATTTCAGATAAAGAACGCTGGATAATCTCTTGTAACTCTTTAACAGAGGGGGTTTTACCACAAATATCGCTGGGGAACATTTTCAGCACGGGTAATTTCCTCTTAAGTCCTGTCCTTTCATTATTACATACTTTCCGGATTCTGTGCTTCAAGTACGAAAAAAAATTCTCTTTGCCTGAGCGTGTAGTGATTTGATTTTCATGGGATTTATGATGCATTCATTAATTTTTACCCTTTTCTGACATTTTTTGGCGCTGTCTGATGCTGTTAAGAAACTGAAACAGTTCATGCATTGATAAAAAACTATGTGATGTTATATTATAACCATTTGGAGGGGTTATGACCAAAACACTCTTTACGATTTCTTCGCCAGCACGCTGTATCGGCGTACTGACCGCACTCGCTGTTCTTTGGGCCGCGATTTACTGGGCGATTTCACTACCATGATTTTTGTTAACAATGTCGAAGTCGGCTATGACCGTCGCGCGGTGACTATGCCGCTCTGTGGCCGCTTTTTGCCTGGTTCATTAACGGCGGTGATTGGTGCCAACGGCGCTGGGAAATCGACGTTTCTAAAAACACTGGCGGGCCTGCAGCAGGCCGTCGCTGGTGACATCACATTCAGTCGGGGCAGGCGTCCACGTTTGGCGTATTTACCGCAGCAGGCAGAACTGGATCGCAGTTTCCCTATCAGCGTGCTCGATATCGTGACGATGGGATGCTGGCCGCAGAGTGGCTTATTTGGCGGGATTAACCGCCAGTCAACGATAAATGTGGAACAGGCGCTGGAGACCGTAGGGATGACGGAGATGGCGAGTTTTCCAGTGGGCTCGCTTTCTGGCGGACAGTTACAGCGCACGTTATTCGCACGTTTGCTGGTGCAGCAGGCTCCGCTCATCATGCTCGATGAGCCATTTACCGGCATCGACAGCCAGACGACCGAATTGCTCCTTAAGGTCATCGCGCAATGGCATCGGGAAGGCAAGACCGTCATTGCGGTGTTGCATGATATTTCAATGGTTTCCCGGCATTTCTCCGATGTGCTTTATCTCAGTGGTCAACAAAATCTGTGGGGAAGTGCGAACGATGTTCTGAGCCATTTTCCTCATCCCGCGCATGCCTGCGTTTCGTCTGAACCTTTTTCTCTCGTGGCGGGAGTCGCCAACTCATGATGCTTTTCCATTTGCTGGCCGACCCCTTTATTGAATTTGGTTTTATGCGCCGCGCGCTGATCGCCTGCATTGCATTATCGATAAGCGCGACACCTTTAGGCGTCTTTCTCCTGTTAAGGCGGATGAGTCTGGTTGGTGATGCGCTCTCTCACGCCGTTTTACCGGGGGCTGCAATAGGCTATCTGATTTCAGGTATGTCATTGGTGGCGATGGGGATTGGCGGGTTTATCGCCGGGCTGGCGGTGGCCATGCTGTCAGGGCTGGTGAGTCGCAAAACGCAATTGAAAGAAGACGCAAGCTTCGCCGGTTTCTACCTTGGCTCACTCGCGCTGGGCGTTACGCTAGTTTCGCTGCGAGGTTCAAGCGTCGATCTACTGCATGTTTTATTTGGCTCCATTCTCGCAATCGATTCTTCTGCGATGATCATGGTCGGGATCATCAGCAGCGTGTCGTTGCTGGTGCTGGCCTGCATCTATCGCGCGCTGGTGATCGAATCTTTTGACTCACTCTTTCTTCGTGTGAGTGCCAGTAAATGGCTGGCGGCGATCCACGGTATTTTCCTGGCGCTGGTGGTGCTTAATCTGGTCGCCGGTTTCCAGATCCTTGGCACGCTGATGTCTGTCGGATTGATGATGCTGCCTGCGGCCAGTGCGCGTTTTTGGGCACGCGATTTACCGCACACGCTATTGAGCGCGATGATTATCGGGGTGATTTCCAGCGTCGTCGGGCTGATTTGGTCGTATTACGCTTCACTGCCGGCAGGCCCGGCGATTGTGCTCAGCGCGACGGTTATTTTCTTTATTTCAGTTTTATTTGGAAAGCGTGGCGGGATGTTAACCGCCTCGCGCTCTTAAGCAGTAACACAATGAAAAGTAGCACCAAAAATTAAGGGGACATGATGAAAGTATTACCTGTATCACTCGCAGTAGCTGCCCTGCTGTCGAGCCCATTGGCGATGGCGAAAACCGTAGACGCGGTAGCCAGCTTTTCTATTCTCGGTGATATCGTTCAGGAAGTCGGTGGCGAGCACGTCAAGGTGACCACCCTGGTCGGGCCGGACGGCGATCCGCACAGTTTCGAACCTTCACCCAAGGATAGCAAAGCGATTAACGCCTCTGATGTCGTATTCGTCAGCGGTTTAGGATTGGAAGGTTGGATCGATCGTCTGGTTAGTGCGTCCGGTTATAAAGGGCATCTGGTAACGGCATCGCAAGGCGTTAACTCACGCAAAATGGAAGAAGACGGCAAGCAAATTACCGATCCGCATGCGTGGAACAGTATGGCTAACGGGGTGATTTACGCGACCAATGTGATGAATGCGTTGATTAAAGCGGATCCGGAAGATGCTGATTATTTCCGTCAGCGCGGCACGGCTTACATTGAGCAGCTGCAAAAATTGGATGCGTGGGCGAAAACCGAGTTCACTGGTATTCCTCAGTCGAAACGTAAAGTACTGACCAGCCATGATGCATTTGGCTATTTCGGTCAGGAATATCATGTGAGCTTTATGGCTCCGGTTGGTTTCTCTACCGAAGCGGAAGCCAGCGCGAGCGGTGTGGCATCACTGATTAAGCAGATTAAAGAACAGAAGGTAAAAACCTACTTCATCGAGAATCAGACCGATCCACGCCTGGTGAAGCAGATTGCTGCAGCCAGTGGCGCGCAGCCTGGTGGAGAGTTGTATCCGGAAGCTTTATCAGGTCCGCAGGGCCCGGCAACGACATACATAAAAGCGTTTAAACATAACGTCGAGACGATTGTCGCCAGTATGAAATAAGATTTCCCCTCCTCATGGCACCGCTGTGGGGAGGTTTACATCATGTCTTAGCATATAAAAAAAACCCGTCGGGCAAGCGACGGGGTTTTTGTTTTTGTGCCACAGCAACTCAATCAATTAAACTCACTTAACGTTTTTTCTTCTTCCCCTGAACGGCTTTAAAGCGCGGATTACTTTTGCAAATCACATAGATCCGGCCTTTACGGCGGACAACGCGGCAATCCGGATGGCGTTTTTTCGCCGAACGTAATGAACTCAGAACCTGCATACTACATCTCCCTGATGCTGTTTATTTCTTACCGAGGAAGCTGCCGAAACGCTGGTTGAAGCGCGCGGTGCTGCCTTCTTTTGAGTACTCTTTCTGTTTGCCGGTGTAATACGGATGTGAGGCCGAAGACACTTCAATGGTGAGGTAAGGAAAGGTCACACCTTGCAGTTCAATGGTGCGGTCTGTGGAAATTGTGGAACCGACTTTAAAGTATTCGTTAGCGCTGGTGTCGTGAAACACGACGGTGCGATAAGCAGGATGGATAGTAGGTTTCATAATGCCTCTAAATGCTATGTTATACTATAACAATAATTATGCACCTATCTCAATTTATGTTCAAGGTTTAGACGAAAAAAAAGGCCGCATCAGCGGCCTTTCGTCAGGGTAGGGGATCCGGTTATAACGTCGGATGCTCTACTTTATGCGTGTGTTCAATATCCTCGTTCTTCTTACCGAAGCGGCGACGAACCACCACGAAGAAGACCGGAACAAAGAAGATCGCCAACAGCGTAGCAGTGATCATCCCGCCCATAACACCGGTACCTACGGCGTTCTGAGAACCTGAGCCTGCACCGGAACTGATAACCAGCGGCATAACACCGAGGATGAAGGCCAGTGAGGTCATCAGAATCGGACGCAGACGCATACGGACTGCTTCCAGCGTCGATTCAATCAGCCCTTTACCTTCTTTATCCATCAGGTCTTTGGCAAATTCGACAATCAATATGGCGTTTTTCGCTGACAGTCCGATGGTGGTTAACAGACCCACCTGGAAGTAAACGTCGTTACTCAGACCGCGCATCGTTGCCGCCAGAAGCGCACCGACAACCCCGAGTGGCACAACCAGCATGACGGAGAACGGTATCGACCAGCTCTCGTACAATGCGGCTAGACACAGGAAGACCACGATCAGTGAGATGGCATACAGAGCCGGAGCCTGGTTACCTGACAAACGTTCCTGGTAAGACAGACCCGTCCAGTCATAGCCGATGCCGCTTGGGAGTTTGGAAGCCAGAGACTCCATCATCGCCATCGCATCACCGCTACTCTTGCCCGGTGCTGGCTGACCCAGGATTTCCATCGATGGCAGACCGTTATAACGCTCCAGACGCGGTGAACCGTATTCCCATTTCGCGGTGGAGAACGCGGAGAACGGCACCATCTGACCCGCGCTGCCGCGGACATACAGATTGTTGATGTCGGAAGGCAACATGCGATACTTGTTTTCAGCCTGCACGTACACTTTCTTCACGCGACCACGGTCGATGAAGTCATTGACGTAGCTACCACCAATCGATGCACCCAAGGTGGTGTTGATGTCAGAAATAGACACGCCAAGGGCGGTCGCTTTTTCCTGATCAATTTCGATTTTGAACTGTGGCGTATCTTCCAGACCGTTTGGACGTACCTGAGTCAGCAAGTCTGGATGCTGAGCAATCATGCCCAGTAACTGGTTACGCGCCTGCGTCAGTTTGTCATGCCCAAGGTTTGCCTGGTCAATCAGCTGGAAGTCAAAGCCCGTTGCCGTACCCAACTCCACAATGGCCGGTAAGTTGAACGGGAACACCAGTGCATCTTTGATGGTACTGAACGCGCCCATTGCACGGCCTGCAATCGCAGGGACTTTGTTTTCAGCGCCGCTACGTTCAGACCAGTCTTTCAGACTGACGAAGGCGATACCGGTGTTCTGGCCACG comes from the Enterobacteriaceae bacterium Kacie_13 genome and includes:
- the tesB gene encoding acyl-CoA thioesterase II yields the protein MSQALKNLLDLLDLEKIEEGLFRGQSEDLGLRQVFGGQVVGQALYAAKQTVPVDRGIHSFHSYFLRPGDSSKPIIYDVEILRDGNSFSARRVKAVQNGKPIFYMTASFQSHEEGFEHQNTMPDVPQPESLISESDIAQNLAHLIPEKIRDKFLGHRPIEMRPVKFHNPLKGSVEEPHRAVWFRANGEMPDDLRIHQYLLGYASDFNFLPTALQPHGIGFLEPGMQVATIDHSMWFHRPFRMDDWLLYAVESTSASGARGFVRGQFYTRDGVLVASTVQEGVIRKRAAE
- a CDS encoding methylated-DNA--[protein]-cysteine S-methyltransferase; the encoded protein is MPEPDNFRQRVFQIIAAIPAGQVTTYGNIAQLAGSPRAARQVGGVLKKLPEGSTLPWHRVINRHGEISLQGEDFKRQRQALLAEGIVFKKGKIDLEKYGWKW
- a CDS encoding NCS2 family permease; this encodes MTDSSAKNVAASSDESWLQRRFQLRQRHTKVKTECLAGITGFLAAAYLLVVIPGLLAVGGMDKGAATTGVILVFVLGSLLMAFYANLPFMVGPGIGGSVLVGITLAGDGITWPIALGIACWSGILFFVMTVFGLREVVTRSVPQSIKLGLTASIGIYVALLGFRNAGLVMANAKTHALALGDFTAPGALIALLGLLVAVGLQARKVPGAILWAILLATVVGIPFGVTHLPEQWISLPHSVAPLLGKVDLTGAINIAFLPFLFIFFASEFFSTMGTTLAVGGEAGLLDEHGNMQHINRPFMVDSIAAALGPIVGIPAATALIESSAAAEAGGKTGLTALAAAVMFLLMLLFTPIALMIPKEATAPALILIGLNMFSNLRKVDLANFTDALPVLMMVMITLISNSFGTGIAGGLLFYIIIKAVAGKAREVPLGLYILAIPLVYYFATLVHH
- the amtB gene encoding ammonium transporter AmtB codes for the protein MKKLLSMMGLGAVALLPSLAMAAAPAAANGADNAFMMICTALVLFMTVPGVALFYGGLLRSKNVLSMLTQVIVTFALVCVLWILYGYSLAFSEGNAFFGGFGNVMMKGIGLDSVTGTFSQMIHVAFQCSFACITVALIVGGIAERVRFSAVLIFTVIWLTFSYIPMAHMVWAGGFLAADGALDFAGGTVVHINAAIAGLVGAYLLGKRAGFGKEAFKPHNLPMVFTGAAILYVGWFGFNAGSASAASPIAALAFLNTVIATAGAILSWTLVEWLVRGKPSLLGASSGAIAGLVAITPACGTVGVGGALIIGLVGGITGLWGVVTLKKWLRVDDTCDVFGVHGVCGIVGCLLTGVFTSSSLGGVGYAEGVTMGHQVWVQFFSVCVTLVWSGVVAFIGYKVADMMVGLRVPEEQEREGLDVNSHGENAYNQ
- a CDS encoding amidohydrolase family protein; its protein translation is MTDNLTSLPMRQKAINAALGKIPFDRLLINAQVIDMVTGEIRDADVGLVGSMIASVHPRGKFTQSTNVDDLSGFFLSPGLIDTHVHIESSHLPPEKYAEIVVAQGTTTVFWDPHELANVLGVAGVEYAVKSSRNLPLRVICAAPSSVPSTPGLEMSGADFKGQEMQTMLSWPEVAGVAEVMDMYGVLNGSERMMEILDAGLRSGKLIEGHARGLKDEQLQAYLAAGVTSDHELTSAEDALEKLRAGLTLQIRGSHPYLLPDIAAALLSLPHLSSQITLCTDDVPPDHLMEKGGLIQLIKLLISHGLQVEDVLRMATLNAANRMNRADLGLIAAGRTADIIVFDSLETLNPSKVFVAGDCVAEHGKMLFSPAAANDVIPPRDTMRLETLTKEDFRLRVPGLVNGKARLRNIKGARFTQWSEVTVAVRNGRVQIPKGFSLIWVQHRHGRHDATPKMALLEGWGELRGAIATSYSHDSHNLVVLGRDPADMVLAANQLIESGGGMALSQNAQLLAKVEMPIAGMLSDLPAETLASQFKNLRELSAQIADWEPPYRVFKAIEGTCLACNAGPHLTDLGLTDGGLREIVDPVLQIWPDEA